Proteins from a genomic interval of Corvus moneduloides isolate bCorMon1 chromosome 6, bCorMon1.pri, whole genome shotgun sequence:
- the UEVLD gene encoding LOW QUALITY PROTEIN: ubiquitin-conjugating enzyme E2 variant 3 (The sequence of the model RefSeq protein was modified relative to this genomic sequence to represent the inferred CDS: inserted 3 bases in 3 codons; substituted 1 base at 1 genomic stop codon), translating into MALAEEALRRQLGKYKFRDLTIEELKNVSKTYPNFTFSMNTYTFKDGSQKDLLNFSGTVPVKYGNSYNIPIHLWILDSHPFAPPICFLKPTANMGISVGKHVDARGRIYLPYLQNWSHPKSTLIGLIKEMIAKFEEELPLYSLSSSDAARQSELLSYIAKITEGETDMKSRSKIGGKNEGCFNKITVVGAGDLGIACVLAVAAKDVADKVVLLDLSEGAAKGGTMDLEIFAVPNVEISKDFSSSADSKVVVLTVNSLGNAQTYLDVIQSNVDLFRGIIPAVSHYSQNAVLLVASHPGMLFEVMTFVSWKLSSXPKSRVIGVGANLDSERFQYILTNLLKAEVLAKDAWVIGEQGEDKVSSWTSCNVAANQTEAMAARNSREKVANRAMEVXKGKGQRSWSXGLSVADLTDSILKDKRKVHSVSTLAKGCCNINSEVFLSLPCILGTSGVIEMVRLEEDPLVQEKLQSSAGSIHDLQQQLRLISIETXLYRRQPVLLLSTRTSNLSWIHMFLMMVHLGS; encoded by the exons ATGGCGCTGGCGGAGGAGGCGCTCCGGAGGCAGCTGGGCAAG tATAAATTCAGAGACCTGACCATAGAAGAGCTGAAGAATGTTAGCAAGACCTACCCCAACTTCACTTTCTCCATGAACACATACA cctTCAAGGATGGATCCCAGAAGGACCTCCTGAATTTTAGTGGTACTGTTCCAGTGAAATATG GTAATTCCTATAACATACCTATTCATCTGTGGATCCTGGATTCTCATCCCTTTGCTCCCCCCATTTGCTTCCTGAAGCCGACTGCAAACATGGGCATTTCAGTGGGAAAACATGTTGATGCACGTGGCAGGATTTATTTGCCCTACCTGCAAAACTGGAGCCAT CCTAAATCAACTCTCATTGGATTAATCAAGGAAATGATTGCAAAGTTTGAGGAAGAGCTCCCTTTGTATTCACTGTCATCTTCTGATGCTGCCAGGCAATCAGAACTTCTCTCCTATATTGCAAAGATTACTGAAG GAGAGACTGACATGAAATCAAGGAGTAAAATTGGAGGCAAAAATGAAGGATGTTTTAACAAAATTACTGTTGTTGGAGCTGGAGATCTTGGCATTGCCTGTGTACTAGCAGTTGCAGCAAAG GATGTTGCAGACAAGGTGGTTCTTTTGGATCTTTCTGAAGGTGCAGCAAAAGGAGGAACCATGGATTTGGAGATTTTTGCTGTGCCAAATGTGGAAATCAGCAAAG atttttcttcttcagctgatTCCAAAGTTGTGGTGCTTACAGTCAATTCTCTGGGTAATGCTCAGACTTACCTTGATGTCATACAAAGCAATGTGGATTTGTTCAGAGGAATTATTCCAGCAGTATCACACTACAGTCAGAATGCTGTTCTCCTTGTTGCTTCTCATCCAGGTATGCTG TTTGAAGTAATGACATTTGTGTCGTGGAAGCTGAGCT TTCCTAAAAGCAGAGTAATTGGAGTAGGTGCCAACCTTGATTCTGAGAGATTTCAGTACATCCTGACAAACCTTTTGAAAGCAGAGGTGCTGGCAAAAGATGCCTGGGTTATTGGTGAACAAGGGGAAGACAAAG TATCATCATGGACCAGCTGTAATGTAGCTGCAAATCAAACAGAAGCAATGGCTGCTCGTAACTCAAGGGAAAAGGTGGCTAACAG AGCTATGGAAG CTAAAGGGAAAGGTCAGAGATCCTGGT GTGGGCTCTCAGTTGCTGATTTGACTGACAGCATTCTGAAGGATAAAAGAAAAGTTCATTCTGTATCCACTCTGGCAAAG GGATGTTGCAATATAAACAGTGAAGTATTCTTAAGTCTTCCATGTATTCTTGGAACCAGTGGAGTGATTGAAATGGTCAGACTGGAGGAAGACCCACTGGTGCAAGAGAAACTGCAAAGCAGCGCAGGCTCAATTCAtgacctccagcagcagctgagact